The genome window CGGCCTGTTTCCCTTCACCCGTGAGCTGCTGGCCGACCTTCGCAGCCGGGGCGTGGGCGTGGGCATTGTGACCCGCAACAGCACAGCGGCCGTGCGAACCGTTTTTCCGGATGTGGGGCAATGGTGCGGGGCGTTTTTGGCCCGCGAGGACGCCCGGGCCTTGAAGCCGGATCCGGGGCATGTGCTCCAGGCGCTGGAAATGCTCGGCCACCCGCCGGAACGCGCCCTCATGGTCGGGGACCACGGCATGGATCTGGTGGCCGGGCAAAAAGCGGGATGCCGTACTGCCGGGGTGTGCAGCGGCAACATGACCCGGGCCGCATTGCACGATTTTGCACCCGATTATTTGGAAGAGGACGTCCAAGCCCTGCTGCGGGTGTTGCTGGACGAAAAGGCACTGCCCGGGGCGTAGCCCTGGAATGGTGGCGGGTTATACACGGAGAATGGTTGTGCCTACGCCGAAGCGGATGAAGAACGTCAAGCGCATCAGCCTCAAGCAAGGCATGTTCGTGGTGCAGTATGGCCGCGGCACAGAGCTGGAGCCGTTCGCCATCGTAAACCAGCCCATCCATTCCTGGGCCGATGTGGAACGCTTGATCCCGGCCCATGTGCCGGAAGTGATGATTGATCCGGAATTTGACTACGAAGCCTGGCAACGGGAGCAAACAGAGCAAGCGGAGCGGGAAAGCGTCCAGGCGGAGCGTGATGCCCGGGCGCGCGCCCAGGAACAGGAGGACCGGGAAAAGCGTCAACGGGAACAGGCCGCTGAGGAGCAGGCCCGGCGCGAGGCCCGCCGTCGTGCCGCGGAACAAAAGGCGCAAAAAAAGGCCGAGGCTGAGGCCCGGGAACGTGCCGAGGCTGAGGCCCGGAAACGCGCCGAGGAAGCGGCAAAGCAACAAGCGGAAGAGCAGGCCCGCCGCAAGGC of Paucidesulfovibrio gracilis DSM 16080 contains these proteins:
- a CDS encoding HAD family hydrolase; the protein is MQPITAMVFDFDGTLAHLTIDFSLMRRRVAALAEAFLGEPPETADVPVLEWLDELAADLEERQGRDTALEFHCRGRLVVNATELDAAREGGLFPFTRELLADLRSRGVGVGIVTRNSTAAVRTVFPDVGQWCGAFLAREDARALKPDPGHVLQALEMLGHPPERALMVGDHGMDLVAGQKAGCRTAGVCSGNMTRAALHDFAPDYLEEDVQALLRVLLDEKALPGA
- a CDS encoding DUF3391 domain-containing protein; translation: MPTPKRMKNVKRISLKQGMFVVQYGRGTELEPFAIVNQPIHSWADVERLIPAHVPEVMIDPEFDYEAWQREQTEQAERESVQAERDARARAQEQEDREKRQREQAAEEQARREARRRAAEQKAQKKAEAEARERAEAEARKRAEEAAKQQAEEQARRKA